The following is a genomic window from Bombus vancouverensis nearcticus chromosome 15, iyBomVanc1_principal, whole genome shotgun sequence.
CTGGTGCTGTAACACTTGGGAAACTAAGTATACATGTAGAAAATTATTCTATGCTGCTTATTAAACCATGTTGCATAATTATATGATATAAGAATAAAAACATACACTTaaaaaaaagattataataataacaataataataataagaaaattacGGAAATATtgatgaatataaaaatacaatggACAATAGTGAAAAAATGAACAAGGTATATGCTGATTATTAAATTGCATTCTTTTGTTGTGTTTCTTACAGATTTTATTTTCTAGGCTTTTtggatttataattaataactaTAATTTTTCTAAGGATAAATCAATAGAAAAGATTATTAACAACCTTTGTTGCATAATGTGTGAAATATACAGTTCAATGATGTTTTTCTTTTGATCGAATTCATTAAACTTTTGTAAACGTATTGTGAATGTCTATAAGACATAAGTTTGAATTATTTCACAAAAGTACATGTTTGGCCTATTAGTGGCCTAAAATCTTCGATTCCTTCCTATAAGTACTAATAAGATATTATATAAGGTCTACATAGCTGAATAATGCACGAGAAAAGATGTAAGactaataattaaattacatgtGGTGCAGAacgtataatttttatacaattttatcagCACAATCACTTTCACATCTGTGTTATATGTGCTTATGATAAAATGATCAACACAGTAAAATCAATATTGCTAGTTCAATTTTAATAGCACCTAATTCTTACTTCTGCCCCACATGTTACACAGAAAGCAAAAATGatataaagtataattataaaaaatgacATATTATGCGTGTGAATTTATTGACTGTACTAACACAGCAGTGATAAAGTTTGTTTTTCATATGCATTgatcataaaattataatatatagtattGCGTGTGCGTGTATGTATAATacgtaatatattaaatatgtatgtatacaggTACATACGTTGGTTCCACTATTCTCAATTTGAGTGTCAAAGCAAACATATTTAATCTTATAAGTAACTTATTTATAAATTGGGTAATTGCATACAAGTTATAATGACAAAAAAATGACTGGAAGCAACCACTAAAAGATATGAACATAAGTGTATAAAACCCTGttcatataaaaaaaaaaatgaaatcttGTGTTAACTATGCATTTCCTTgacatattataaaaattagtgCAAATAAAGGGAGCACTTGTTTTAAATTTAAGAGTTTCAGATAGATCAGTCTTTTATTTACGTGTTAATTGTGTTCAAGGACTAACACTTCTTTATACAAAGAAATAAAACTTGTAAAATAATCTGTAATGATGCAATGAAGGAATTCTTGTTTGATCCAACATGTGATTTCTTTGATAAAGCAGTAACATTGTCTAAAGTATTATTTTAAATGATCTTTAGCCTAAGCACAAATGACCGATAGTTAACAATAGACTAAAGTATAGGGCGGTTAGCTCATGTGATTGATTAAAGCCCTATCTCCAATGTATAATAATTGAAATAGTCAAAAATGGAATGTGTTCCATTTGTTCTATTGGTTATGTGCAATTAGGCTTTAGTTCATAGCGACGAAAATGGGAATGGTAATATCGCATTTATAGAGAGACATTCGTTACCAGGAACTAAAGACATAAGATTCTCAATGGAACAATAAATTCTGTCAGACTGATATTAGTTTTGCAATCTAGGATTTGAGTTATTTGCAACATATTGCAAGAGACTGCATTTTAAGTTCATTTTGATTGATATTCAAACAATACAGGAAGATTATTTTTTGTATAGTATCAGTTAAACTATATTTTTCACACATGTtcgtataaagattttaatataaatgttGCGTTTTTTAAGTGAtataatttgtatttgtatGAATGATAATATACATTTTCCGTTAATACTCATGTCTGTATAATATTAAACAGAAATATGTGATGCGGCGCAATTGTCATATAGTAAAGTGAAAATATGACGAGTGTAaataaaaagcgttataataaCGAAAGTGCAATTCAAAACGTCTATTAAATATTGCTACTGCTTAATATTAATAATGCTATGTTGGACCAATATAAGACGTTTTAagtgaaaaatacaaaaaatcaaaGAATGACTGATTGGAGATGAGGTAGAACAACTGCCAATAAAAATAAAGCTGAATCCACTGTATTGCTAATCAGAAgttataaaacatttaaaaaagaaactttggaatgttaatgaaaattattattacaattagaTAGCAATTATTGATTAAGCAGGGTTTACACATTTTTTAAACTAattgaacaaaataatattacttACCAAAGCTGGTTTTTTGAAATTAGGTGCCAGTACTAACATcattaaatatttgatatatgcTAAGCATAAGGAAGGACAGTTGATGTTAGtaatgaatttttttaatttacatgttaGAGATATAATCGAGTGTAGTCAGATTTGTCAACTACGATTCAAAAACTGTTACAGATActtgtttaatattatttttaaaaaggtatttattcgttttttttttaaacatgaaattaaaaatatattttcagtaaTATAAAAATGCTTAAAATTTCATCGTAATAGATACATTACTTTAAAACAAAcacatgtaaattaattttcatgaATATTGATTATTATTGATTATAACTTAACACATTGTCAAATAAAGCATAATGTTGAGAAATTATTGTAGtatttttttgttaattttcaagctgtataaaataataaaatgttgtataatattataaatttattttaagacatattttaaatatttcaattcatGAGTCAACCATATCATTGTACTTAAAACAATAAGACTGCCAGATTGATGAGATGCAGCTAATGGTAAGGGCACATGATGTACTAATGTTGAAATTCCTAGTAGTACTTGCAAATAGCCAGCACAGAGCACAGCTACAATAGCTTTTTTTGCATTACCAGGAAGTTTATATTTACGAGATGCAATTGCAATGTAAGTTATTAATGATAAAGTTGTGATACCctgtaaaaaaagagaaaatttatAGTACCGTATATTAATTTGGCTATTATGCCCAAAACATACCAATATTCTATGATCGAATTGTACAGTAGTTGGATTTTCCGTAAAATTTTTTAGTAGAGGTGATAACGTGAATACATCATCCGGTATCCACTTATTTGCCATTTTCGGaaatgtattataaataagacCTGCATCCATCCCTGCAACGAAAGCTCCCGACAAAGCAGTAAAAAAGACCAATCCCTTTGTCGAGTGAACTAACATTCTGAATCTCTTTAGCTTCGACTTCAGATTACTAATATCAACATTTGAATGATCAAGATTTAATTTCTGAGCAGGAACTAAATAATCTAGAGCATTGTACAAAAAtcctgtatatataataaatgccATTCCTAAATGAGCAGCCAAGCGATATTGTGAGACGCGTGGTACATCTGATGGTTCCACGAAACGATCTTCCAAACCCGATTTAACCATGTACCAACCCATAAGTCCTTGTAAGCCAATTAACGAACCCAAAACAGCTACCCTGATCTTCATGCCTGGTGTTAGCATACCTTTCGTCCAGAAATAAGTTGCTGGAATTATGAATACAGCACCTATCAAACGTCCCCACATTCTATGTAAATATTCCATCCACCAAATACGTTTAAATTCCTCCAACGTCATATTTTGATTATTGCTAtaaagaaatttgtataaaatatatatagtttgatgtattatacaattattttatactATAAAGATCTTACATTTTATATTCAGGAAATTGTTTGTAACGTTCAAATTCTGCATGCCATTGAATTTCAGTAGTAGGCATTTTTTCACCAAGTAATTTCCAAGTAACCATAGATAAACCTGACTCTGTAAGTCTTGTTATACCCCCTGCATAAAAATAAGGAAGGACGAGTAATTATggtttttttatttcaatttctttatttacatATCATACTTTATAAAggtttatatattcatatattggtatattacacatatatattaatttgcTATAAATAGTATActtttaaaagtattttttataaCTATTATTAAAACTATTTTCCATAGGTCTTATCTACAATTGCTTTTATAATAGTACAAGCACAGTAGTAAAAAAAACAGTAAAAGATTATACCTAGAACAACAGCTACAAAAACCATGCCACTGCAAGTTAAGAGCCATTTGCCTAcagttttatttgatttttcagCTGATTTTGTTGAGAAACCTTTTGCTATGATGCCACCATTTTTAAGTAAATCCTATGATAATATCGCACAAAAATTACTTaaagttatattattattattattatttgtacattaaatttataaaattaatatgtagCACCTTATGCAAAATGACATTCCTTCTTATAAGAGTAAGGGTTGAATTTGTAACTGCTGATTTTggagtatatgtatatagattttGTTTAATTGGTAGAAATTTTGTTATACCGTTTCTTGTTATTGTTGATATGCAATACCTTGTTAGATACAACATGCTAGAAAAGATCACAAGTTTGCagtaaattgtaatattaacaCATAAACATGCAAATATACTTACATTGTTGTGATGTTatgttttgtatataaatataatactgTTCTTTTATAAGCTAACAACTTTTTCAATTAATATAAACAAGTAGTCGTATGttttctatacatttttttaatttaacatcTTAATGCATATGTATTCCAATGAATTATTActgaaattgtaaaaattggagaaaatgactttttaatttttgatcATTAGACTATATACTGATAAGCTGATAATAAtggaaattttactttatgAATTATCAAGTAAGTTATTGTTACGATAACACCACAAAATTTACGATATCTAATacagttttattttaaattataagaaTAACAAATGTTAAATTTATTCTAAAGATAGGAGTAAAAGAATTATGTATTAAATCGGTATTGTTTAccgacaaatatttatttttgtactttACTGAATCCTGAAAGGAATCATATCGTTTCTAACCTCGTACTAAACACAATAGTCGATACTTAAAACGTCATACTTTCAAACTTGAAACATCGATATATGCAAtattcaatttatattttatattcataatAAGGAATAAGAAtacaattgtttgatatttttgtaaaatgtttgATAAGATTATCTTGTTACGATAAGACAAGGTGACATTGTTATTATTCGAAATACATGGgacaaattaagtaatattcacCGTGTATACAATACATATACCAGTcgtaagtatattaaattttatttttaattgcatcatattaatttaaatacacacataataatttaagatatttacatttatattaattaaataatattattttgtttcagTACATCATATATTGATAAAAACTTGTTATAGTATAAACATCAATATGGCACAAAGAAGTGGTGTTACTAAATTAGCTAAGCTTCGAAAATTAATGGAAGCTGTTCAAATAGGTGGTCTTAAAGGGAAAGGTATTCAAGCCTTAGTTGTAAGTTCAGATGATGCACATCAATCAGAATATTTAAGAGAGTATGATAAAAGGATTCGTTTCATAAGTGGTTTCACTGGTTCTTTTGGAACTGCAATTATTACACAAAATAAAGCTATACTGTGGACTGATGGAAGATACTATATGCAAGCTTTAGCAGAATTCGATCCACCAGAGGCATGGACTTTAATGAAAGAAGGTTTATTAGATACTCCAACCAGAGCTGCATGGTTAATTTCTAATCTACCTCCCAAGTCTACTATTGGGGCTGATCCTAATTTAATAAGTTACACAGAATGGGCAGTATTACATACCAGTTTAGCTGCTGCTGGTCATTGTTTGATGCCTCTTGAGGAAAATTTAATTGACAAAGTTTGGGGTGATGAACAACCTGCACCTACAACTAATGTTGTTTTACCTCAGCCATTGCAATTTTCTGGATGTAGTGCAGGAAAAAAAGTGAAAATGTGTAGAGAAGTAATGAACAAAAACAATGTGAAAGTACTTGTAATCTCAGCTTTAGACGAAGTAGCATACATTCTAAATTTAAGAGGATCTGATATACCTTACAACCCTGTTTTCTTTGCATATATCATTCTTACATTAGACGATTTACACTTATTCATTGATAAAAACAAACTTGCAGAGGAAGCTCAGCAACAATTAATTAGTGAAGAAGTAAATGCAGTTTATCATCCGTATGGAGATATACATGATTTTTTGAGAAAGATTGCAAGTTCATATGCAAATGATGACAAAATATGGATAAGTAATGGTTCTAGTTATGCTTTACATGCTGACTGTGGAGAAGCGAAAAAGCATACAAAAATTACCCCGATAAGCGTTATgaaagcaataaaaaataatactgaAATAGAAGGAATGAAAGCGGCGCACATACGAGATTCAGTTGCACTCATAAAATACTTTGCTTGGTTGGAAGATCAGGTTAAGAATAAGGAAAATACTATCACAGAAATATCTGGAGCGACTCAACTTGAAAAATTTAGACAGTAAGAGAATTTGCATGCAACATTACAAaattttgatataaaaattacagttctctctattatacatatataatgtatGTTATCCAAAAGGGAGCAGGAACATTTTATTGGGCTCAGTTTTCCTACAATATCTTCAGTTGGGCCACATGGAGCAATAATTCATTATCTACCAACACCAAAAACAAATGTGCCAATTACAGACAAAGAAATTTATCTTTGCGATTCTGGTGCACAATATCGAGATGGTACCACAGATGTTACAAGAACATTGCACTTTGGTAATCCAACGAGTTTCGAGCGCGAATGTTTTACAAGAGTATTTAAAGGACAATGTCGCCTTTCATCGACCATTTTTCCTTTAATGATACAGGGAAATTATCTCGATACGCTTGCTCGGGAAAATTTATGGAGTGTTGGGTAAATATACCTATTTTgattataaaatggaaaatattatttatttatacctaAATGTACAATTACAGTCTTAATTATCTTCACGGTACCGGACATGGAATAGGTTCGTATCTAAATGTTCACGAAGGACCAATTGGTATTTCTTGGAAACCATATCCTGATGATCCAGGTTTACAACCTGGGATGTTTCTATCAAATGGTACAAAGTTAAAGTATTGTTTGTCattacacgtacatatgtatattctaaTAATGTCATTAAATGTGGTAAAATTATTAGAACCAGGATACTATGAGGATGAGAAATTTGGCATTAGgttggaaaatatagaattagTAGTAAAGGCAAACACACCCTACAATCACAAGAATCGTGGCTTTCTTACATTTGAAACTGTTACACTGGTGCCTATACAGACTAAGCTACTTGATGTATCCTTATTAACAGATAATGAGGTATAGATTCGATTTATTTTCTGTATATCAATCGCCTTAAGATAATTGATTGTAAATCTTTTTTCAGATTCAATATCTAAATAATTATCATACAAAATGTTTGAATACTCTAAAACCTCTATTACAAGGGCCAGAAAATGCTCAAGCACTCAAGTGGCTAGAGAGAGAAACTAAATctcttataaaataattaataaattgtataagattgcatttcttaatttttacaagTACAATGCACAATAAATTGTTCATATAATTACTTTGATTACAAGTAATCCTATATTTTTTAGTACTTTTGAAACTCTAATTCTTTGTAAATCAATACGTTTGTTTCATTATATGAAAATCAATGAAAAGTCCTATTGATAATCACCAAAACAACGAACGGCGTCCGTGAAAAGAGGTTAAGTTTACTGGGATATTAATTAAGGCAAATGGTTGATTCAATCGTTTTAGAGTTTGCCGGATCATTTTGCCGTTCATACCGCGCAAAAATCCAGCAGGAATGTTTACTGTCTTTGTTGAAGGAATAGTATCGTCGCGTATCATGTCTATATAATAATAGTCAGCCCATATAGAATTGATTATTAATCCATCAAAAGAGGATGAGTGATAATCCGCTATGATTACAGCTTTCGCCCCAGCTTCTTCAGCCATTATACTTTTAGCAAAGAAACTACAGTCTCCTCTCTCAACTAATGCAATTCTACCTTTTAATTCTTTGGCATTTTTTGCTACTTGGCAGCCATGAGGAGGGTCATTTGGAACTAAAGGGATTCCTTCCTCCAAAAAACTTGCATTCTGTAAATATATATtgcaatatttgtaatattttgatcaattctaaaatatttataatacttacaaaTGGTGCTCCAAAATCTTTCGCGGGccttaatttatatgtatatcccAATTCCGGTGGatatataatttcaaaaaaCACATCCGGATCAATACTTGTATTGATGTAAGAACCTGTAGGGGTGCCATAAGAGAATGCCATaggaaaaattgtttaattacaaatcGTTATCAagtaacgtttttatttataaCCTAATTACTAACCTCCACCAATGCTATTCAATATCCCGATGTTGAAGAGAATAATAATTGGGTAGAAACAAAGCAATTTTATTCCTTCCATTAACATGGTGCATTCACATTGTTGTTAATGACATTACTACGAATATCATAAGAAGCTTAACCCGATTAACATTACGGACAAGTAACAAATCGTTCCACGCGTTACTTGTCGATGCGATAGTACTATAGTACACCGTGACACGCGACGATGCGACTCGATCGAACATACATGCAGTTGCGATATGATTACAATATGATAGATCTGACAATTTAATGCCTCTTCTTGTTTCACGTTTTGGGAGTCACCTAAGCCCCTTACAAGTTTCGTATCACATGCGACATTATCGATTCAATATCAGAatggtttaaattaaaattaatttttcctatgaaattttaaataacagaACAGGTTATTTTACATATAACGGTAGACGAAAGtataattttatacttctacaatactttaaaaagaattatttcattGCATACTATCAAAAATCCAATTTACATGTTCAGTTACAATGTCAATATCAGCTCAAAAAGAAAGGTATTTATATATTGTTCGAATCGCGGAAATTCGAGGAGATTtcgtaatgaaaaaataaagatGCGAGGTTCAGTGATACAAGGCCTTTTTATATGCTGTCTTCGCTTTAGGGGAGAGGTTGGTCTACGTGGAGGAGCAACTTTCCTTTCGATGGTTGCTGATATCAGGGGTAATAATAGGGCTTACGTTCATATACATTGGCTGCTAAATACTATTCTGGATTCTTAGTAACTATATCGATAAAACAGCAAGATATCGGTAGGCCGCCGTCATAAATGTTAAAACTATTCTGTACTTCGTCGATAATATAATAACTGATGAGTTGTTTGTGATAATTTCGATGTTCGCCGTAAGAAATCGTAGAGGGTGTGAAAAACACTCTGATTTTCTGACGCGTGGGTATTTCACAATCCGACACACAAAGTTCCGTTTGATATCACGTCTATTCTGTCCCTAGTTAATGACAAAGTATAACATTATAAgtgttgaatatttaaaaattcacaCACATGTACATATGGAAAAcaaatttgtatattattttcgGACACTTATGCTTTTAACGAATTATCCTCAACGATCGAAAAAAATTGTTATCTATTGATTTCTATAGAAAAGTTTTTATCAACTGTTGATAATttaagataattttatttatcactCTTTAACAATtcataataattctatatatttcAGACGATTGTCcataaaaataagagaaaatagtatcagcaattgtatttttatatgagaaataaaattaaatttatacacgGTTCGCGTTAAATGGAACCGAAACTACTTCTGCTATCTATTGGCGTATAAATGAACTTTTCACTAGAGATTGATCGAAAAGGAAGTGATATTTTTCTAGATAAACATATTCCTTCGAAATTCTCAGATAAAACGTTGGAAGATGTTATTGAAAAATCGAAACAATCGTTTCGGCTATCGATAAGGTATAAAATTGCAGCGATAAAAAGGAGCGATAATGCGCGCATGCGCGATACTCCACTGCATTTTATGAATGGATGAGCAAAGTGAATGAACAGACGTCAGCTGGGTAGGTTCGGTAAACACACGAACATGTACGCACACATAGAGATACTTGACAACTTCTGACTACCTGTAAAATATAAGGTATATTAGAATCACTTTCTCTCTCGCGTATGTTGAAAGAGTCACTTTTTGGGATATGCAATTGATATTCTTAACAATCGCAAGTGAAATATCATCACGGAATGGCTGATAATAATAAAGCACGTGAAACTGCATAACGCGACTGAACTAAAAGATAGAAAGTATTTACGTTCTCGTATTTCCAAacgttttattaatatttgtattttttcacGATTTTGAAACAATATGACTGAATCCTATGCCCTGGACAAGAACCGAGATACATACTCACGTTCGATTTCTTTCACGAGATTCACTTGTGACGTAAATGGTAGAAAGTCGGATAGTAACCGTCTTTTTTTTCTGCTTTTCATTGTGCAGTGGGCTTGAAACAGCAAGTTACACGCGTACGTTTCCCGCCCACGAGTCGCGATCCCGTTCCAATAGTTGCATTGCAGggccataaaaatattttaatgaagCATAAAGCATTCGATATTAAGTCGTAACGTTCGTTCGGCGTTACACTTTTTTTCCTTCAAATTATTTATCGCGATCGAGTCAGCGAAACGGGCTGCAGCATTCAGCAAACAGGAAGATCGAGTGGTTGACTCGCAGCCTCCATCATTCGCCAGGGTGAGATTCGAACGGTTTGATTTTATCGGACGTAAATAATCGTGAGATAAAATCATTTGCCATAAATTTTCAATCTCTCCAATTTCTACCTCCGCCTCGCGGAAAGCAAATATGCACGCACGTGGCAGGTGTTATTTGCATCGAGTTCATTGTAAAATCGATTCACAGGAACGGAATCCCATTGACGTTAATGTACTTAGGGAACGGAAAGAGCCGATGACATCGTTGAAACGATGTAATCGCTCTAATCGATGTCATGTTAGTACACGACTAATTTCGTTATTAAATCGAggatttttatgatcgtttacGGAAACTTTCAAGACAATAAATTTCATCGCATAGAGTgcgtataatatacaaaaatatactcCTCTTGCAAGTTATAGGACATGTTTATAAAAAATCAATAGGACAttcttaatgaaattttgatatttCGTCTAGCTTATAAACTCTCTTTTACAAACATTTTTAAAACTCGTTAATACATTAATACCTTATACATAAACCGTTTCCACAGTCGTGTAAAGCAGCACgctaaattatttatattcttcgTAACTTTTAACGATCAttcgatattttctacttttcaaGTAAATATAACTCTCCTAAGATTATCGAGCGGGGGTGTGTACTACATATTCAAAGTACAGTATCGTATTTATTAAGTGAAGCGAATCTCTGCAAAGATCTTATTCCTCTTTACTTACCTTTGTAACGCTTACTCGCCTCTAATATACCCACATCTAAATACGTTGCATACGGTTAAACGgtattaaaagaaatatgcc
Proteins encoded in this region:
- the LOC117166397 gene encoding heme A synthase COX15, which encodes MLYLTRYCISTITRNGITKFLPIKQNLYTYTPKSAVTNSTLTLIRRNVILHKDLLKNGGIIAKGFSTKSAEKSNKTVGKWLLTCSGMVFVAVVLGGITRLTESGLSMVTWKLLGEKMPTTEIQWHAEFERYKQFPEYKINNQNMTLEEFKRIWWMEYLHRMWGRLIGAVFIIPATYFWTKGMLTPGMKIRVAVLGSLIGLQGLMGWYMVKSGLEDRFVEPSDVPRVSQYRLAAHLGMAFIIYTGFLYNALDYLVPAQKLNLDHSNVDISNLKSKLKRFRMLVHSTKGLVFFTALSGAFVAGMDAGLIYNTFPKMANKWIPDDVFTLSPLLKNFTENPTTVQFDHRILGITTLSLITYIAIASRKYKLPGNAKKAIVAVLCAGYLQVLLGISTLVHHVPLPLAASHQSGSLIVLSTMIWLTHELKYLKYVLK
- the LOC117166395 gene encoding xaa-Pro aminopeptidase ApepP isoform X2 produces the protein MAQRSGVTKLAKLRKLMEAVQIGGLKGKGIQALVVSSDDAHQSEYLREYDKRIRFISGFTGSFGTAIITQNKAILWTDGRYYMQALAEFDPPEAWTLMKEGLLDTPTRAAWLISNLPPKSTIGADPNLISYTEWAVLHTSLAAAGHCLMPLEENLIDKVWGDEQPAPTTNVVLPQPLQFSGCSAGKKVKMCREVMNKNNVKVLVISALDEVAYILNLRGSDIPYNPVFFAYIILTLDDLHLFIDKNKLAEEAQQQLISEEVNAVYHPYGDIHDFLRKIASSYANDDKIWISNGSSYALHADCGEAKKHTKITPISVMKAIKNNTEIEGMKAAHIRDSVALIKYFAWLEDQVKNKENTITEISGATQLEKFRQEQEHFIGLSFPTISSVGPHGAIIHYLPTPKTNVPITDKEIYLCDSGAQYRDGTTDVTRTLHFGNPTSFERECFTRVFKGQCRLSSTIFPLMIQGNYLDTLARENLWSVGLNYLHGTGHGIGSYLNVHEGPIGISWKPYPDDPGLQPGMFLSNEPGYYEDEKFGIRLENIELVVKANTPYNHKNRGFLTFETVTLVPIQTKLLDVSLLTDNEIQYLNNYHTKCLNTLKPLLQGPENAQALKWLERETKSLIK
- the LOC117166395 gene encoding xaa-Pro aminopeptidase ApepP isoform X1 yields the protein MAQRSGVTKLAKLRKLMEAVQIGGLKGKGIQALVVSSDDAHQSEYLREYDKRIRFISGFTGSFGTAIITQNKAILWTDGRYYMQALAEFDPPEAWTLMKEGLLDTPTRAAWLISNLPPKSTIGADPNLISYTEWAVLHTSLAAAGHCLMPLEENLIDKVWGDEQPAPTTNVVLPQPLQFSGCSAGKKVKMCREVMNKNNVKVLVISALDEVAYILNLRGSDIPYNPVFFAYIILTLDDLHLFIDKNKLAEEAQQQLISEEVNAVYHPYGDIHDFLRKIASSYANDDKIWISNGSSYALHADCGEAKKHTKITPISVMKAIKNNTEIEGMKAAHIRDSVALIKYFAWLEDQVKNKENTITEISGATQLEKFRQEQEHFIGLSFPTISSVGPHGAIIHYLPTPKTNVPITDKEIYLCDSGAQYRDGTTDVTRTLHFGNPTSFERECFTRVFKGQCRLSSTIFPLMIQGNYLDTLARENLWSVGLNYLHGTGHGIGSYLNVHEGPIGISWKPYPDDPGLQPGMFLSNGTKLKYCLSLHVHMYILIMSLNVVKLLEPGYYEDEKFGIRLENIELVVKANTPYNHKNRGFLTFETVTLVPIQTKLLDVSLLTDNEIQYLNNYHTKCLNTLKPLLQGPENAQALKWLERETKSLIK
- the LOC117166400 gene encoding PRADC1-like protein, coding for MLMEGIKLLCFYPIIILFNIGILNSIGGGSYINTSIDPDVFFEIIYPPELGYTYKLRPAKDFGAPFNASFLEEGIPLVPNDPPHGCQVAKNAKELKGRIALVERGDCSFFAKSIMAEEAGAKAVIIADYHSSSFDGLIINSIWADYYYIDMIRDDTIPSTKTVNIPAGFLRGMNGKMIRQTLKRLNQPFALINIPVNLTSFHGRRSLFW